The Phycisphaerae bacterium genome has a segment encoding these proteins:
- a CDS encoding DUF3313 domain-containing protein gives MAKALITNICLFAGLFILTGCKAGEVPDSGFNPNPERMSKDANVPFQRTYWNDKFDPRAYHKIFIAPVNTDHVMAQKFWEQMNLANLDKERLQEDVTSMADYTQHSFTRAFMKDPSRRFIVVNVAGPDTLILEMALVQLVPSRAVFAAVGCVFPSIPAVVGMTSGVASKSQDVGKGVVAIEGRFRDGKTGEIIGMFADCEHPKSAILDLKALNWWAPAKVIIDDWSKQLVEAANAQPGATVKDSPAFELLVW, from the coding sequence ATGGCAAAGGCGCTTATAACGAATATATGTCTTTTCGCAGGGCTCTTTATTTTAACTGGCTGCAAAGCAGGCGAGGTGCCCGACTCCGGCTTCAATCCTAACCCCGAACGGATGTCCAAAGATGCCAATGTGCCCTTCCAGCGCACCTACTGGAACGACAAATTCGACCCCAGGGCCTACCATAAAATCTTCATCGCCCCTGTTAATACTGACCACGTTATGGCCCAGAAATTCTGGGAGCAGATGAACCTCGCCAACCTCGATAAGGAAAGGCTTCAAGAAGACGTCACGTCGATGGCAGACTATACGCAGCACTCATTCACGCGGGCTTTCATGAAAGACCCGAGCCGTCGCTTCATAGTAGTAAATGTCGCCGGTCCCGATACGCTGATACTCGAGATGGCCCTCGTGCAGTTGGTGCCGTCAAGGGCGGTATTTGCCGCCGTCGGCTGTGTTTTTCCAAGTATCCCGGCAGTGGTCGGCATGACCAGCGGTGTGGCATCGAAATCACAGGACGTCGGCAAAGGCGTGGTCGCTATCGAAGGCCGCTTCAGGGACGGCAAGACCGGCGAAATCATCGGCATGTTCGCCGACTGCGAGCACCCGAAATCGGCTATTCTCGATTTGAAGGCCCTCAACTGGTGGGCCCCCGCCAAAGTAATCATCGACGACTGGAGTAAGCAGTTAGTCGAGGCCGCCAATGCGCAGCCCGGCGCCACGGTGAAGGATTCCCCCGCCTTTGAGCTCCTCGTGTGGTAA
- a CDS encoding MFS transporter: MQEGTQKLSIVEKIGYSLGDSAANFIFQTVMMFLMIFYTDVLGISGVAAGWIFLATRIFDAVNDPMMGAIADRTKTRWGKFRPWVLITAIPFGIIGVLMFTAPDFSPTGKVIYAFITYNLMMIMYTINNVPYCAMTGVLTGDSVERTGLSQYRFIFAMLATLVVQSFALDLVKFFGNGNQAKGFQMTMTVFCSFAVLFFIITFFTTKERVKPDPKQKTSLKMDIKDLALNPAWLAIAFLTVSIFITLALRGAMIPYYFKYYVKREDLLGWFNMLGMIVTLACILLAKPLSIRFGKRNTFLVCLFLTAVFAAAFIFLPRDAIVLMFVFNILYSAFYAPTIPMLWAMMADVADYGEWKTGRRATGMTFSATTFGLKMGLALGGAITGWLLSYYGYIPNQEQTEFALKGIRWMMSIYPAIPFFIGVGLLLFYKITKHTELQMTQELIERRKHYEPETQGA, from the coding sequence ATGCAGGAAGGAACGCAAAAACTCTCCATAGTGGAGAAAATAGGCTACAGTCTCGGCGACAGCGCCGCCAATTTCATCTTCCAGACGGTGATGATGTTTTTGATGATATTCTACACTGACGTGCTTGGAATATCAGGGGTAGCTGCCGGTTGGATATTTCTGGCAACAAGAATTTTCGACGCAGTCAACGACCCGATGATGGGGGCAATAGCCGACAGGACAAAAACCCGCTGGGGCAAGTTTAGGCCTTGGGTATTAATTACCGCGATTCCCTTCGGAATAATCGGCGTTCTTATGTTTACGGCGCCGGATTTCAGCCCGACGGGCAAAGTCATATACGCTTTCATAACATATAACCTTATGATGATAATGTACACTATCAACAACGTCCCGTACTGCGCAATGACCGGCGTTCTTACCGGCGACTCGGTAGAACGGACGGGATTGTCGCAATATCGCTTCATTTTCGCAATGCTGGCAACACTTGTTGTGCAGAGTTTTGCGCTGGACCTGGTCAAATTTTTCGGTAACGGCAATCAGGCCAAAGGGTTCCAGATGACAATGACGGTTTTCTGCTCATTTGCAGTGTTATTCTTCATAATCACATTCTTTACAACCAAGGAACGCGTCAAGCCGGACCCCAAACAGAAAACTTCCCTGAAAATGGATATCAAAGACCTTGCTTTAAATCCAGCGTGGCTTGCTATAGCATTTTTGACTGTTTCTATATTTATTACCCTTGCGTTGCGAGGAGCAATGATACCTTATTATTTTAAATATTACGTAAAACGGGAAGACCTTCTGGGCTGGTTTAATATGCTTGGTATGATTGTCACGCTCGCATGCATCCTTTTAGCCAAGCCTCTTTCGATTCGATTCGGGAAGCGCAATACCTTTCTTGTGTGTCTATTTCTTACGGCTGTTTTCGCTGCCGCATTCATCTTCCTGCCGCGGGACGCGATTGTTCTTATGTTCGTTTTCAATATTTTGTATTCGGCCTTTTATGCCCCGACAATACCGATGCTGTGGGCGATGATGGCTGACGTGGCCGATTACGGCGAATGGAAGACAGGACGTCGGGCCACGGGTATGACTTTCTCAGCGACGACCTTCGGGCTGAAAATGGGTCTTGCTTTAGGCGGGGCGATAACAGGATGGCTGCTGTCCTACTATGGATACATTCCGAACCAGGAGCAAACGGAGTTTGCCCTTAAGGGAATTCGCTGGATGATGAGTATTTATCCGGCGATACCGTTCTTCATTGGGGTTGGTTTACTGCTCTTCTATAAAATTACAAAACATACGGAACTGCAGATGACGCAGGAGCTAATCGAACGCCGCAAGCATTACGAACCCGAAACCCAAGGAGCATAA
- a CDS encoding glycoside hydrolase family 3 N-terminal domain-containing protein, translating to MAKKSNAKRDAFVSKKLAKMTLDEKVGQLLTFTRRGAMLTPSGIEQITRLQCGGLCLEPYAVETCKNLYWGNSQVDKTFKPPKGYFKISSTYFAGKNFGISITPGDYTKDLNKLQKIALGRSSKIPLHMTIDFEGDFKNDYMSGGIRQFPPPMGMAAIGDPKMTYKINNTIAKQLSNIGVTQMYSPVCDVNINPKNPEIGVRSFGDDPEVCAKHAVAFVKGLQDGGIAATAKHFPGRGDSATDAHDVLDIIRAEKKRMWEVELVPFKAAIEAGVMAIMTGHSVYPAFDDKYPTTLSEKLLTGLLRKELGFDGVIVSDAIGMAAILKQWPLPQACAMAIKAGCDTILLKADDESRSQCFFGIKQAVETGFLSMERLDEAVTHLLRMKYEQGLFESAGKKNPDKAQKFAMSKPVVDFCWDVSKKALMTMRNNNRILPLSPKEKLLVIEQRIPYEFCGKDPYMHQHMFCEDMIEYTQNMILVDTGFAADEEEFAECLKLAEQVDTVVMTNYYARIVKTGNNRLLVKKLKEMGKKVVVMTNFPYVEGTTAEADAVVCNFSGTPDSIKAAVGMLFGKIKQNPKTKLPIKLVGQKESAVSAPPKKAPVGLSYC from the coding sequence ATGGCGAAGAAAAGCAATGCAAAAAGAGATGCATTTGTCAGTAAAAAATTGGCAAAGATGACGCTGGACGAAAAAGTCGGCCAGCTTCTGACCTTTACCCGGCGAGGCGCAATGCTCACCCCCAGCGGTATCGAGCAAATCACAAGACTGCAATGCGGCGGACTTTGCCTCGAACCATACGCGGTCGAGACCTGCAAAAACCTCTACTGGGGCAATTCTCAGGTTGACAAGACCTTTAAACCCCCGAAAGGTTATTTCAAAATATCGAGCACCTATTTCGCCGGCAAAAACTTCGGCATCAGCATAACGCCCGGCGATTACACCAAGGACCTCAACAAACTGCAGAAAATCGCCTTGGGAAGGTCGTCCAAAATTCCTCTTCATATGACCATCGATTTCGAAGGCGACTTCAAGAACGATTATATGTCCGGCGGAATAAGGCAGTTCCCGCCTCCGATGGGTATGGCAGCTATCGGTGACCCCAAAATGACTTACAAAATCAATAACACCATCGCCAAGCAGCTCAGCAATATCGGCGTGACACAGATGTATTCGCCCGTCTGCGACGTGAACATCAATCCCAAGAACCCGGAAATCGGCGTCAGGTCTTTCGGCGACGACCCGGAGGTTTGCGCTAAACACGCCGTCGCATTCGTAAAAGGTCTGCAGGATGGCGGAATCGCCGCGACAGCAAAGCACTTCCCCGGAAGAGGCGACTCCGCGACCGACGCTCACGATGTCCTCGATATCATCAGGGCTGAGAAAAAGAGAATGTGGGAAGTAGAGCTTGTCCCCTTCAAAGCCGCTATCGAAGCGGGTGTAATGGCAATTATGACAGGCCATTCGGTTTATCCCGCCTTCGACGATAAATACCCGACGACACTGTCGGAAAAACTGCTCACAGGCCTCCTGAGAAAAGAGCTTGGCTTCGATGGCGTCATTGTTTCCGACGCTATCGGAATGGCCGCAATCCTCAAGCAATGGCCGCTTCCGCAGGCCTGCGCAATGGCAATAAAGGCCGGCTGCGACACAATCCTTCTCAAAGCAGACGACGAGTCCCGCTCGCAGTGCTTCTTCGGAATCAAGCAGGCCGTTGAAACAGGCTTCCTCTCTATGGAGCGACTCGATGAGGCCGTTACGCATCTTCTTAGAATGAAATATGAACAGGGCCTGTTTGAATCGGCTGGCAAGAAAAACCCCGACAAAGCTCAGAAATTCGCTATGAGCAAGCCCGTCGTCGATTTCTGCTGGGACGTATCCAAGAAAGCCCTGATGACAATGCGAAACAACAACAGGATACTGCCCTTGAGCCCCAAAGAGAAACTGCTCGTAATCGAACAGCGTATTCCTTACGAGTTCTGCGGCAAAGACCCCTATATGCATCAGCATATGTTCTGCGAGGATATGATTGAATACACGCAGAATATGATTCTGGTCGATACCGGCTTCGCGGCCGATGAAGAAGAATTCGCCGAATGCCTCAAATTGGCCGAGCAGGTTGACACCGTTGTTATGACCAACTATTACGCTCGAATCGTAAAGACGGGCAATAACCGGCTGCTTGTCAAGAAGCTCAAGGAAATGGGCAAGAAAGTGGTCGTTATGACCAACTTCCCGTACGTGGAAGGCACGACCGCCGAGGCCGACGCCGTCGTCTGCAACTTCTCCGGCACGCCCGATTCCATAAAAGCCGCCGTTGGAATGCTCTTCGGCAAGATTAAACAAAACCCGAAGACTAAGCTCCCCATCAAGCTCGTCGGCCAGAAAGAATCAGCCGTATCGGCCCCGCCGAAGAAAGCGCCTGTCGGCCTGTCTTATTGCTGA
- a CDS encoding GH116 family glycosyl hydrolase, whose protein sequence is MAKASSLKMSDLFTISGAQIPAIYVKNKMSVHFQGMSKTMDFPLTIFLQGAPTCSAGISPDGLYNRINDAGRLVYINQKAMQFASAPIVRISAAGCLPPNDEKPVMLTTKKPQVSESHDDIPVSERYYYAPVDVKCVTISLATPMTDMSYKLGKATVTRRLISPFLSGNEQTLMPIGVEEYEVENTSKQAQQITLVIPRPSLANLQEKKYRPIDQDTAFICSAQLKGHVHEDFSSAGVRGVIMGSTESSCFDSKQAGPSPEKMVIAVPEMDGVTIDTQPYFRLNSLRQDLLLKGDGGFYEKFGPKVNHDYGAAVSITFTLKPKETKKIPVAIVFDFPQQWYADGTAFDRKYVKSFKNADTRAQDMAKLALDKYPEWLSKTIAIQNKMLELIQQSPSYKGDAKGALMLLRLIVNEFHFPLSNAAAWIVDKDGNDVARFLECFDYPYVNSQDVDWFSMILLMLFPDVEREICQQFVDSILDENLTERFYHTHASFAEARQHFTDHPDEYEGTSLTHVKAPTKIKGSLYHDLTALTFGNPMRNKSEYTWYNTNYWIDLFPKIALRVLRNVKYTGDTDFLKKNWETLKFGFEYLEKLDLDGDGIPEGNPDEVKNTFDNITLFGIDSYCTNGFLAVCKAMSKMADMMGDKKAKKEYEEIFEKSFAVYEKLWIDKKVKGKRMQYYATCVDFATGKTNADVWTNQLDGLWYLILIGEEPFIPAEKARVILKTIYTNNRNPLGWATARTQTGKPVESDQGKDVWVASNYVLAQLLDYYGLVKESKEVYKVMDKVVFQHANSLITPESVRPTFEKEAGESKPGPHYIVCGYTRPGAIFSQLAMMYIKELQQKTGSTTIDSPQLKSFLAGLFKQ, encoded by the coding sequence ATGGCTAAAGCGAGCAGCTTAAAGATGAGCGATTTGTTCACAATATCGGGGGCACAGATACCCGCGATTTACGTTAAAAACAAGATGTCGGTGCATTTTCAGGGAATGTCAAAGACAATGGACTTCCCTCTGACTATTTTTCTTCAAGGCGCTCCAACCTGCTCGGCAGGCATATCTCCCGATGGTTTATACAACCGCATCAATGACGCGGGACGGCTGGTATATATAAATCAAAAGGCGATGCAGTTCGCTTCCGCTCCGATTGTCCGCATTTCCGCCGCGGGCTGCCTTCCGCCAAACGACGAGAAGCCGGTAATGCTCACGACAAAAAAGCCGCAGGTATCGGAAAGCCACGATGATATACCCGTATCGGAACGCTATTATTATGCTCCGGTAGATGTAAAGTGTGTTACGATTTCTCTGGCAACGCCAATGACGGATATGTCTTACAAATTGGGCAAGGCCACAGTTACGAGAAGATTAATCAGCCCATTCCTTTCCGGCAACGAACAAACTCTGATGCCTATCGGCGTCGAAGAGTATGAGGTCGAGAACACTTCGAAGCAGGCACAGCAGATTACGTTAGTGATACCGCGGCCGAGTTTGGCAAACCTGCAGGAGAAGAAATACCGGCCGATTGACCAGGACACCGCCTTTATATGCTCGGCGCAATTGAAAGGCCACGTCCACGAGGATTTCAGCTCTGCCGGGGTAAGAGGCGTGATAATGGGCAGTACGGAAAGCTCGTGTTTCGATTCTAAACAAGCTGGGCCGAGTCCGGAGAAAATGGTTATAGCGGTGCCAGAGATGGACGGGGTAACGATAGACACGCAACCGTATTTCAGATTAAACAGCTTAAGGCAGGATTTGCTACTGAAGGGCGACGGCGGCTTTTATGAAAAGTTCGGGCCTAAAGTCAATCACGATTACGGCGCAGCGGTCAGCATTACCTTCACGTTAAAGCCGAAAGAGACAAAGAAGATACCGGTCGCAATCGTTTTCGACTTCCCGCAGCAGTGGTATGCGGACGGGACGGCATTTGACCGCAAATACGTCAAAAGCTTCAAGAACGCAGACACCAGAGCGCAGGATATGGCCAAATTAGCGCTCGATAAATATCCCGAATGGCTAAGCAAGACAATCGCAATTCAAAACAAGATGTTAGAGCTGATACAGCAGAGTCCTTCCTATAAAGGAGACGCCAAGGGCGCGTTAATGCTGCTGAGACTGATTGTCAACGAATTCCATTTCCCGCTGTCGAACGCGGCGGCGTGGATTGTGGATAAGGACGGCAACGACGTGGCAAGATTCCTTGAATGTTTCGATTATCCTTATGTCAACTCGCAGGACGTTGACTGGTTTTCGATGATACTGCTGATGCTGTTCCCGGATGTTGAGAGGGAAATCTGCCAGCAGTTCGTCGACTCGATACTGGACGAAAATCTTACGGAGCGGTTCTATCATACCCACGCATCTTTCGCCGAGGCCCGGCAGCATTTCACGGATCATCCGGATGAGTACGAAGGCACATCGCTGACCCACGTAAAAGCGCCTACGAAAATAAAGGGCAGTCTGTATCACGATTTGACCGCTTTGACCTTCGGCAATCCGATGCGGAATAAAAGCGAATACACCTGGTATAACACAAATTACTGGATAGACCTGTTTCCCAAAATCGCGCTGCGGGTGCTGCGCAACGTTAAATACACAGGCGATACGGATTTCCTTAAGAAGAACTGGGAGACGCTTAAATTCGGATTCGAATATTTAGAAAAGCTCGACCTGGACGGTGACGGCATCCCCGAAGGTAATCCCGATGAGGTAAAGAACACCTTCGATAATATCACTTTGTTCGGGATAGACTCCTACTGCACAAATGGTTTTTTAGCTGTCTGCAAGGCAATGAGCAAGATGGCGGATATGATGGGAGACAAAAAAGCCAAAAAGGAATACGAAGAGATTTTCGAAAAGAGCTTTGCCGTTTACGAGAAGTTGTGGATAGACAAGAAAGTTAAAGGCAAGCGGATGCAGTATTACGCTACCTGTGTTGACTTTGCCACGGGAAAGACAAACGCGGACGTCTGGACTAACCAGCTCGATGGCTTGTGGTATTTGATACTAATCGGGGAAGAGCCGTTTATCCCCGCCGAGAAGGCAAGAGTGATTCTGAAAACGATTTACACAAATAACCGCAATCCTCTCGGCTGGGCCACCGCCCGGACACAAACCGGCAAACCCGTTGAATCGGACCAGGGGAAGGACGTCTGGGTAGCGTCGAATTATGTGCTCGCCCAGCTTCTCGATTATTACGGATTAGTCAAAGAGAGCAAAGAAGTCTATAAGGTAATGGACAAGGTCGTGTTCCAGCACGCCAATTCCCTTATTACCCCTGAAAGCGTCAGGCCGACGTTTGAGAAGGAAGCCGGCGAATCGAAGCCGGGGCCGCATTATATCGTATGCGGCTATACCAGGCCCGGCGCGATATTCTCGCAACTGGCAATGATGTATATTAAAGAGCTTCAGCAAAAGACTGGTTCTACAACCATAGACTCTCCGCAGTTGAAATCTTTCCTCGCCGGCTTATTTAAACAGTAA
- a CDS encoding endo-1,4-beta-xylanase produces the protein MKLQRPAINVAACLAVLIFASVAGCSTQQPALKDAFKNDFFIGGALNDDVVNGKDPKAAAIAAKQFSTITAENTMKWMHIHPEPNRYDFSASDRFVDFGLKNNMFIIGHTLVWHWQTPKWVFVDDANKPVTRDVLLARMKEHIFTVVGHYKGKVNGWDVVNEALDDNGQLRKSKWLEIIGEDFIAKAFEYAHEADPNAELYYNDFSLELPAKRDGCVRLVKDLKAKGVPINGVGIQAQAWRLPPDYPSLENVEDFINAVSATGVKIMVTEMCIDVLPAALDQRGADIGSHTELHKKLNPYPDGLPEDMQKKLADRYAELFSLYLKHADKISRVTLWGVYDKTSWLNNWPVRGRTNYPLLFDRNYKPKPAFFAVIKTATGKKRDCIVRNLFSTVLESGCFVTNTLYSAALKSGRFAADTLLSTADTLLSVLMPKQQAKTFQNPVIPGFFPDPSICRVGDDYYTVHSTFEYFPGVPVMHSKDLVHWQLIGYCLTRKGQLPLDKMRASGGIYAPTIRYHNGTFYMITTNVDAGGNFYVTAKNPAGPWSEPVWLDNQGMDPSLFFDDDGKVYYIRHEGQADGYIGQTTIDLKAGKLEGPLKKIWGGTGGIWAEGPHMYKINGKYYLMVSEGGTSYGHCVTIARSDSPWGPFESNPNNPILTHRNLDGNPIRAVGHADLVNTPDGWWLVCLAIRPKGGYYHHIGRETFLAPVAFEDGWPVVNKTGTISLVMSAPKLKQHTWPKDPARDNFDSKQLALKWNYLRNPVESNYSLTERQGFLRLHGSGVTMSDKDTPTFVGQRQTDFNCVASTLIEFDPASENEEAGLVARQDDRHHYEIAVTTKDGSRKVLLRKTVGGKLVEPVKYVDIQPGPVILSVKAMPLTYEFFYQPKDGKSVSLGTAPTKDLSVETIGFDYGMCFTGVYFGMYAAGNGQKCTKPADFDWFEYSLDTK, from the coding sequence GTGAAGTTACAGAGACCGGCAATAAACGTCGCAGCATGTTTGGCTGTATTGATATTTGCTTCTGTTGCGGGCTGCAGCACTCAGCAGCCCGCCTTGAAAGATGCATTCAAGAATGATTTTTTCATCGGCGGCGCATTGAATGATGACGTGGTCAACGGCAAAGACCCAAAAGCCGCCGCCATCGCCGCGAAACAATTCAGCACCATCACGGCTGAAAACACTATGAAGTGGATGCATATCCACCCGGAGCCGAACAGATACGACTTCTCGGCTTCCGACCGCTTCGTGGACTTCGGCCTCAAAAACAATATGTTCATCATCGGCCATACGCTGGTCTGGCACTGGCAGACACCCAAATGGGTGTTTGTGGACGACGCCAACAAGCCGGTGACGCGTGATGTATTGCTTGCGCGTATGAAAGAGCACATCTTTACCGTTGTCGGCCATTACAAAGGCAAAGTCAACGGCTGGGATGTCGTCAACGAGGCGCTCGATGATAACGGACAGTTGCGAAAGAGCAAATGGCTGGAAATCATCGGTGAAGACTTCATCGCCAAGGCATTCGAATACGCTCACGAAGCCGACCCCAACGCCGAGCTGTATTACAATGATTTCTCCCTTGAACTGCCGGCTAAACGTGACGGCTGCGTGCGACTCGTAAAAGACCTCAAGGCAAAAGGCGTCCCCATCAACGGCGTTGGCATACAGGCTCAGGCCTGGCGACTGCCTCCTGATTACCCTTCGCTCGAAAACGTTGAGGATTTTATCAATGCCGTCTCAGCAACCGGCGTAAAGATTATGGTAACAGAGATGTGTATTGACGTCCTGCCGGCGGCCCTTGACCAAAGGGGTGCAGACATCGGTTCACATACAGAATTACATAAAAAGCTTAATCCTTATCCCGACGGCCTGCCCGAAGATATGCAGAAAAAGCTTGCGGACCGTTATGCCGAGCTTTTCTCGCTTTACCTTAAACACGCCGACAAAATCAGCAGGGTAACTCTCTGGGGCGTTTACGATAAAACAAGCTGGCTCAACAACTGGCCTGTAAGGGGACGCACCAACTACCCGCTTCTGTTCGACCGCAACTACAAACCCAAGCCGGCATTTTTCGCCGTTATTAAAACTGCCACGGGCAAAAAGCGGGATTGTATAGTGCGCAATTTATTCTCCACAGTTTTGGAATCCGGCTGTTTTGTAACAAACACTTTATATTCCGCAGCTTTGAAATCTGGTCGTTTTGCAGCAGATACTTTACTCTCAACCGCAGACACTTTATTATCCGTTTTAATGCCTAAGCAGCAGGCCAAAACATTCCAGAATCCTGTTATTCCGGGATTCTTTCCCGACCCGAGCATCTGCCGGGTAGGCGATGATTATTACACCGTGCACAGCACGTTCGAGTACTTCCCGGGCGTCCCGGTTATGCACAGCAAAGACCTCGTTCACTGGCAGCTAATCGGATATTGCCTTACGCGCAAAGGCCAGCTCCCGCTTGACAAGATGAGGGCTTCCGGCGGTATTTATGCCCCCACGATTCGCTATCATAACGGCACGTTCTATATGATAACGACCAACGTCGATGCCGGCGGCAATTTCTACGTCACCGCCAAAAACCCCGCAGGCCCATGGTCTGAGCCGGTCTGGCTCGACAATCAGGGAATGGACCCGTCACTATTCTTCGATGATGACGGCAAGGTTTATTACATCCGCCACGAAGGTCAGGCCGATGGCTACATCGGTCAAACCACGATTGACCTCAAAGCAGGCAAACTCGAAGGCCCGTTGAAAAAAATATGGGGCGGCACCGGCGGCATCTGGGCCGAAGGGCCGCATATGTATAAAATTAACGGCAAATACTACCTGATGGTTTCAGAAGGCGGAACAAGCTATGGTCACTGTGTAACCATCGCCCGAAGCGATTCGCCATGGGGACCGTTCGAATCGAATCCAAACAATCCTATCCTTACTCATCGTAATCTCGATGGCAATCCAATCCGCGCCGTCGGACACGCAGACCTTGTTAATACGCCCGATGGCTGGTGGCTGGTTTGCCTGGCCATCAGGCCCAAAGGTGGCTACTATCATCACATCGGAAGAGAAACTTTCCTCGCGCCCGTCGCCTTCGAAGACGGCTGGCCCGTCGTCAATAAAACCGGAACGATTAGTTTAGTAATGTCGGCGCCGAAACTAAAGCAGCATACCTGGCCGAAAGACCCTGCAAGGGACAACTTCGATAGTAAACAACTTGCGCTGAAATGGAATTATCTCAGAAATCCTGTTGAGAGTAATTATTCCCTTACTGAACGGCAGGGATTCCTGCGTCTTCACGGTTCCGGCGTTACTATGAGCGATAAGGATACGCCGACCTTCGTGGGACAAAGGCAAACTGACTTCAATTGTGTCGCCTCAACCCTGATTGAATTCGACCCTGCCAGTGAAAACGAAGAGGCCGGCCTTGTGGCCCGGCAGGATGACAGGCATCATTACGAAATCGCGGTAACGACGAAGGATGGTTCGCGCAAGGTTCTTCTCAGAAAAACCGTCGGCGGCAAATTGGTCGAACCAGTCAAATACGTGGATATTCAGCCTGGACCGGTCATATTATCGGTCAAAGCAATGCCGCTGACGTATGAATTTTTCTATCAACCAAAAGACGGAAAATCCGTAAGTCTCGGCACAGCCCCGACGAAAGACTTGTCCGTCGAAACGATAGGTTTTGACTATGGGATGTGCTTCACCGGCGTGTATTTCGGTATGTATGCCGCCGGCAACGGTCAAAAATGCACAAAACCGGCCGATTTCGACTGGTTCGAGTACAGCCTAGATACAAAGTGA
- a CDS encoding carbohydrate kinase family protein, translating into MAKNKDIDIVAAGHTCLDLIPAFTIDGKVDKMTDVLVPGKMINMGNCVVVGGGPVTNAGVSIRRLGVKTELIGKVGDDDFGNQIMQWYEEHEGHFKGIHQVKGESTSYTIAICIPGIDRFYLHHCGANDTFIYDDMDWDIVERSKLMLFGYPPWMRKIYENTGAELTKILKKTKELGTTTALDLSLPDVNSYAGQVDWKAILKDWIPLSDIMVPSAEEILYFLHKDIFLQKKAKLGPKESVLDHMTVKEISNLGKDMINMGTPIAMVKCGHRGLYIRTGDKNLLKRLGAAGCKDLDNWANRELWFPVYQEDKFVGALGSGDSAIAGFLSAFVRGLSIEDCLRYANAAGSMNVTVPDGLSWNKGFNELTKRIKAGWKTKDLKIDEAGWKKEREFWVGPDNKGKWE; encoded by the coding sequence GTGGCAAAAAATAAAGATATTGACATCGTGGCCGCAGGACATACCTGCCTTGACCTGATACCGGCTTTTACAATTGATGGTAAAGTTGACAAAATGACCGACGTCCTTGTGCCCGGCAAAATGATTAATATGGGCAATTGCGTCGTTGTGGGTGGCGGGCCGGTAACAAATGCCGGCGTATCCATTCGCCGATTGGGCGTAAAAACAGAGCTTATCGGCAAGGTCGGCGACGACGACTTCGGCAACCAGATTATGCAATGGTATGAGGAGCACGAGGGGCACTTCAAAGGCATCCATCAGGTTAAAGGCGAATCAACCTCATATACAATCGCTATTTGCATCCCAGGCATAGACCGTTTTTATCTGCATCATTGCGGGGCAAACGATACATTCATCTATGATGATATGGACTGGGACATTGTGGAACGCTCCAAACTGATGCTTTTCGGCTATCCGCCGTGGATGAGAAAGATTTACGAAAACACCGGCGCGGAACTGACAAAAATCCTCAAAAAGACCAAGGAATTAGGAACAACAACCGCGCTCGACCTGTCACTTCCCGATGTTAATAGCTACGCGGGCCAGGTTGACTGGAAGGCGATCCTAAAGGACTGGATTCCGCTTTCTGATATTATGGTGCCGAGCGCAGAAGAGATACTCTACTTCCTCCATAAGGACATTTTCCTGCAGAAAAAAGCTAAACTCGGCCCCAAAGAGAGCGTTCTTGACCATATGACCGTTAAAGAAATTTCCAACCTGGGCAAAGATATGATTAATATGGGAACGCCCATCGCTATGGTCAAATGCGGCCACAGGGGCTTATACATCAGGACAGGCGACAAAAACCTGCTCAAGAGATTGGGCGCGGCCGGCTGCAAGGACCTCGACAACTGGGCGAACCGCGAGCTGTGGTTCCCGGTTTATCAGGAAGACAAATTCGTCGGAGCGCTTGGCTCAGGCGATTCGGCAATTGCCGGATTCCTTTCGGCTTTCGTCCGCGGGCTTTCAATCGAGGATTGCTTACGATACGCGAACGCCGCGGGCAGTATGAATGTTACCGTGCCAGACGGGTTATCGTGGAATAAGGGATTCAATGAGCTGACAAAACGGATTAAGGCGGGATGGAAAACAAAAGATTTGAAAATTGACGAGGCCGGCTGGAAAAAAGAGCGTGAATTCTGGGTCGGGCCTGATAATAAAGGTAAATGGGAATAA